A region from the Metopolophium dirhodum isolate CAU chromosome 9, ASM1992520v1, whole genome shotgun sequence genome encodes:
- the LOC132952145 gene encoding RNA pseudouridylate synthase domain-containing protein 1-like yields the protein MTLESLVHCFMSLFNLVVTWIGLRGSNNINVEIVYKSNDFIIVNKPEDVFTNNHNKARPSLDVLLGKEYPHLVNSNLVHSFYFVHRLDFVTSGLLCIALNKRACAKASGAMQKRISRKYYIALVRGHVSKDHLDLTDSIGYCAREAEGNRKMCTVDEVCCTGPRDAHTRLVVLERGVFMSYPATKVLLQLITGRRHQIRVHCSTIGHTIVGDYTYSGRKDTSPNRTFLHSYRLELGVDGINVQTNDPFTKAKLNGLWIPVEYINGTGDDCFRLFDSYS from the exons ATGACGTTAGAATCTTTAGTTCATTGTTTCATGTCATTATTTAACCTAGTCGTCACCTGGATTGGTTTACGTGGTTCCAACAACATCAACGTGGAAATCGTTTACAAATCAAACGATTTCATTATCGTCAACAAACCCGAAGACGTGTTTACAAACAATCACAACAAAGca AGGCCGTCTTTGGATGTATTACTTGGGAAGGAATATCCACATTTGGTAAACAGCAATTTAGTACACAGTTTCTATTTTGTGCACAGGTTAGACTTTGTAACCAGTGGTTTGTTATGTATTGCACTAAACAAACGAGCATGCGCCAAAGCTTCGGGTGCAATGCAAAAAAGAATATCCCGAAAGTATTACATAGCATTGGTCAGGGGACACGTGTCCAAAGACCATTTGGATTTGACTGACTCTATTG GGTACTGTGCGAGAGAAGCTGAAGGAAATCGAAAAATGTGCACCGTTGACGAGGTGTGTTGCACTGGGCCGCGGGATGCGCACACCCGGCTAGTGGTGTTGGAGCGTGGCGTGTTCATGTCATATCCTGCAACCAAAGTTCTGTTGCAGCTCATCACCGGCCGACGTCATCAGATCCGGGTGCACTGTTCAACGATTGGCCACACAATTGTCGGCGATTACACGTACAGCGGTCGCAAAGACACGAGTCCGAATCGGACATTTCTCCACTCATACAG ACTGGAACTGGGCGTTGACGGCATTAACGTCCAGACAAATGACCCATTTACTAAGGCTAAACTTAATGGTTTGTGGATCCCAGTGGAATACATCAACGGAACAGGAGACGAttgttttcgattatttgacagCTACAGCTGA
- the LOC132952148 gene encoding dolichol-phosphate mannosyltransferase subunit 3 codes for MKKLTQWVVGVNILSILWLSLLFNQYDSKISKEHFLVIQFLPIILLIFFGVFALAIILYRVATFNNCKSAAEDLQAEIKEARTALQQKGFKFD; via the exons atgaaaaaattaactcaGTGGGTTGTTGGCGTAAATATACTGTCTATACTATGGTTAAGTCTACTTTTTAACCAGTACGATAGTAAAATTTCCAAGGAACATTTCCTTGTCATACAATTTCTTCCAATTattttactgattttttttgGC GTTTTCGCATTGGCAATTATACTGTATAGAGTGGCAACTTTCAATAATTGCAAATCAGCTGCGGAGGATTTACAAGCG gaAATAAAAGAAGCAAGAACAGCCCTTCAACAAAAAGGATTCAAATtcgattga
- the LOC132952146 gene encoding adrenodoxin-like protein 2, mitochondrial isoform X2: MSIKLLKYIVSNSCIRSRVHSMKYMSTVNNDKLIKVTFNKANGDKITAEGKKGDSLLDVIINNNLDFDGYGACEGTLTCSTCHVILDSKDYDALPDKPSDEELDMLDLAYNLTDTSRLGCQIILEEKLDGLEVKVPATVNDARD; encoded by the exons atgtcaataaaactattaaaatatattgtctcaAATAGTTGTATAAGAAGCAGAGTACATAGTATGAAATATATGAGTACTGTAAATAATGATAAGCT catTAAAGTAACTTTTAACAAAGCCAATGGCGACAAAATTACTGCCGAAGGCAAAAAAGGAGATTCTTTGTTGGATGtcattatcaataataactTAGATTTTGATGGATATG gaGCATGTGAAGGTACGTTAACATGTTCTACATGTCATGTGATTTTAGATTCAAAGGACTATGATGCATTACCTGATAAGCCCTCTGACGAAGAATTAGATATGTTAGATTTAGCATATAACTTAACTGATac GTCTCGATTAGGAtgtcaaataattttagaagaAAAATTAGATGGCTTAGAAGTTAAAGTACCAGCTACAGTTAATGATGCTAG agactaa
- the LOC132952146 gene encoding adrenodoxin-like protein 2, mitochondrial isoform X3, protein MKYMSTVNNDKLIKVTFNKANGDKITAEGKKGDSLLDVIINNNLDFDGYGACEGTLTCSTCHVILDSKDYDALPDKPSDEELDMLDLAYNLTDTSRLGCQIILEEKLDGLEVKVPATVNDARYN, encoded by the exons ATGAAATATATGAGTACTGTAAATAATGATAAGCT catTAAAGTAACTTTTAACAAAGCCAATGGCGACAAAATTACTGCCGAAGGCAAAAAAGGAGATTCTTTGTTGGATGtcattatcaataataactTAGATTTTGATGGATATG gaGCATGTGAAGGTACGTTAACATGTTCTACATGTCATGTGATTTTAGATTCAAAGGACTATGATGCATTACCTGATAAGCCCTCTGACGAAGAATTAGATATGTTAGATTTAGCATATAACTTAACTGATac GTCTCGATTAGGAtgtcaaataattttagaagaAAAATTAGATGGCTTAGAAGTTAAAGTACCAGCTACAGTTAATGATGCTAGGTATAACTAA
- the LOC132952146 gene encoding adrenodoxin-like protein 2, mitochondrial isoform X1: protein MSIKLLKYIVSNSCIRSRVHSMKYMSTVNNDKLIKVTFNKANGDKITAEGKKGDSLLDVIINNNLDFDGYGACEGTLTCSTCHVILDSKDYDALPDKPSDEELDMLDLAYNLTDTSRLGCQIILEEKLDGLEVKVPATVNDARYN from the exons atgtcaataaaactattaaaatatattgtctcaAATAGTTGTATAAGAAGCAGAGTACATAGTATGAAATATATGAGTACTGTAAATAATGATAAGCT catTAAAGTAACTTTTAACAAAGCCAATGGCGACAAAATTACTGCCGAAGGCAAAAAAGGAGATTCTTTGTTGGATGtcattatcaataataactTAGATTTTGATGGATATG gaGCATGTGAAGGTACGTTAACATGTTCTACATGTCATGTGATTTTAGATTCAAAGGACTATGATGCATTACCTGATAAGCCCTCTGACGAAGAATTAGATATGTTAGATTTAGCATATAACTTAACTGATac GTCTCGATTAGGAtgtcaaataattttagaagaAAAATTAGATGGCTTAGAAGTTAAAGTACCAGCTACAGTTAATGATGCTAGGTATAACTAA
- the LOC132952144 gene encoding probable cytosolic Fe-S cluster assembly factor AGAP009023, translated as MISSGFSGALKLTDLDDFITPSLECIKPVQFEKSSLGTGAKIKIGDDGSYMQESKNGKSEKLKQVEISLTDCLACSGCITSAETVLVQQQSTDEMMRVFDAQNGLDNKKFIVVSISIQSCVSIATSKNISVECAASKLCGYFKKLGADLVLDIKLAEDLALLESQNEFIERYKSAKASKVQKILPMLASSCPGWVCYAEKTHGNFILPYISRVKSPQQIMGSFIKDFVSNLRNKPRTDIYHLTVMPCFDKKLEASRDQFFDVDTETKDVDCVITSIEVDALLVKQDINFNDIVPENFDTGMNNITEDNHNLFTSSGSGSGGYAHHIFCNAAKELFNINIDKVEFKPLRNVDMKEATLEVNGVVVLRFAIANGFRNIQNLVQKLKSKRCPYDYVEVMACPSGCLNGGAQVKQIEFKPNREFINALENTYNELPKSNPTQNNSVKYLYSNWLNENNKNDYLFTTYREIKKNDQPLNIKW; from the exons ATGATTTCTTCGGGATTCAGTGGCGCTTTAAAATTAACCGATTTAGACGATTTTATTACTCCGTCCCTG GAATGTATAAAACCTGTGCAATTTGAAAAATCATCACTAGGAACAGgagcaaaaattaaaattggagaCGATGGTTCTTATATGCAAGAATccaaa aatgGCAAAAgtgaaaaattgaaacaagtTGAAATTTCATTGACCGATTGTTTAGCATGCAGTGGTTGTATAACTTCAGCAGAAACTGTTCTCGTTCAACAACAAAGTACTGATGAAATGATGCGTGTTTTTGATGCACAAAAT GGacttgataataaaaaattcatagtTGTTTCTATTTCTATTCAATCATGTGTATCAATTGcgacaagtaaaaatatttcagttgaaTGTGCTGCATCAAAATTATGTG gGTATTTCAAGAAATTGGGTGCAGATTTGGTATTAGATATAAAACTTGCTGAAGACTTAGCATTATTAGAATCTCAGAACGAATTTATAGAAAGATATAAATCAGCTAAAGCTTCAAAAGTTCAGAAAATATTACCCATGTTAGCATCCTCATGTCCAG gtTGGGTGTGTTATGCAGAGAAAACTCATGGGAATTTTATACTACCATACATAAGTCGTGTGAAATCCCCACAGCAAATAATGGGTTCATTTATAAAAGATTTTGTTTCAAACTTGAGAAATAAACCTAGAACTGATATATATCATTTGACTGTTATGCCTTGTTTTGACAAAAAGTTGGAAGCATCGAGGGATCAATTTTTTGATGTAGACACTGAAACTAAAGATGTTGATTGTGTAATTACTTCCA TTGAAGTGGATGCATTATTGGTCAAACAAGACATTAATTTCAATGATATAGTTCCTGAAAATTTTGATACAGGGATGAATAATATAACAGAAgataatcataatttgtttacaAGTAGTGGTTCTGGATCTGGAGGATATGCtcatcatatattttgtaatgcaGCAAaggaattatttaatattaatattgacaaAGTAGAATTTAAGCCCTTACG GAATGTTGATATGAAAGAAGCTACATTAGAAGTAAATGGAGTTGTTGTACTACGTTTTGCTATAGCCAACGGATTTAGAAACATACAAAACCTtgtgcaaaaattaaaaagtaaaagatGTCCATACGATTATGTTGAAGTGATGGCATGTCCTTCAG GTTGTTTGAATGGAGGAGCTCAAGTGAAACAAATAGAATTCAAGCCAAATAGAGAATTTATAAATGCCTTAGAGAATACTTATAATGAGTTACCTAAAAGCAATCCAACACAAAATaatagtgtaaaatatttatattcgaaCTGGTTAaatgaaaacaacaaaaatgattatttatttacaacataTCGAGAAATTAAAAAGAATGATCaacctttaaatattaaatggtag